One window of Pogoniulus pusillus isolate bPogPus1 chromosome 9, bPogPus1.pri, whole genome shotgun sequence genomic DNA carries:
- the SCRG1 gene encoding scrapie-responsive protein 1 isoform X2, with the protein MKMVSALLLLSTLLGTPAVPSQRPSCYKRSFKDYNCHSIPEGVENLRQIDDSLHDHFWEGKGCEVICYCNVNELLCCPKDIFFGPKISFVIPCNKW; encoded by the exons ATGAAGATGGTCTCAGCACTGCTTCTGTTGAGCACCCTCCTGGGCACCCCCGCAGTGCCTTCCCAGCGTCCTTCTTGTTACAAGAGATCCTTCAAAGACTACAACTGTCACAGCATCCCTGAAGGCGTGGAGAACCTTCGACAAATTGATGACAGCCTGCACGATCATTTTTGGGAAGGGAAAGGCTGCGAGGTGATCTGTTACTGCAACGTGAATGAATTGCTCTGCTGCCCCAA GGATATTTTCTTTGGACCAAAGATATCTTTTGTGATACCCTGCAACAAGTGGTGA